The Streptomyces sp. NBC_00454 DNA segment GCGCCTCGGCCCGTCCGACGACGCCGAGTGGGCCGCCTTCGCCGCCGAGTCCGTCCTCACCGCCTCCGGGGTCCTGCTCAGCGACCTCTCCCGGTCCCGCCGCATGCGCGCAGCCATCGACCTCGCCTGGAACGCGCTGGCCAGCGAGGTCGCGGCGGCGGCCGAGCGGGCTCCCGAGGTGGAGTCGGCGGTGCTGCCCCTGCGGGCCCGGATCTCCGTCCGGGCCGGTCTCGGCAATCTCGCCACCGGCCTGCGCCCGCCCGCCACCGGCCACGACAACCCGCACTACTTCGACGACGCCGCCTGCATCCGCGCCTGCGTGCTCGCCGTCGTCCACCCCGGCGACCCGCACGCCGCGGCGGACCTGGCCGAGTTCGACGCCCGCTACACCCAGGACGGCGACGGGGTCCACGGCGCCCGCGCCATGGCCGCCGCCATCGCCACCGCCCTGGCCGGCGCGGACACGGACGCCGCCGTCGACGCGGCCCTCGAACAGCTTCCCGAGGCCACGGAGATCGGCCGCAACGCCCGGCACGCCGTCAAACTCGCCCGCGCGGAGCCGTCCGGGAGCGGGGCCTTCGCCATCGTCCCGCTCCTGGAGCACCAGATCGTCGACCACGTCTACAGCTACGGGATCGCCGCCGCGGAAACCGTCCCCGTGGCCCTCGCCCTGGCCACCGCGGCACGCGGCCGGGTCTGCGAGGCGGTGCCGGCCGCCGCCTGTCTGTCGCGGGTCGCGGACTCCGCCCCCGCCCTCGCCGGAGCCCTGACCGGCGTGCTCGGCGGCGGGGACTCCATCCCCGCGGCCTGGCGCGAGGCCTGCCGCACCCTCTCCGGCTGCGCGCTCCCCCGCCTGGCGGGCACCGACCTCGTCGAGCTCGCCGCCCTGCTCGCCCGTACGGAACTCACCTCGCCCAGGCCCTGACCCCGACCCGACCCCAAGGAAAGACCTGACCATGACGATGGACCCCACTCCCACCCTGGAAGACAGGATCACCGGCGCGCTCGTCGGCGCGGCCGTCGGCGATGCGCTCGGCGGCCCGGTGGAGGGCTGGACCCCGGAACAGATCGTGGAGCGGCACGGCGGCCGGGTGCACGGCATCGTCGGGCCGTGGCACCAGGACTGGCGCACGGCCAGGCCGATCGCCCCGTACCACAAGGGTGACGGCCACGTCACCGACGACACCCTCATGACGCACGCGCTGGTACGGGTCTACGAGGCCGTACGGGACCACCTGGACGCGTACTCGGTCGCCGAGCACCTGGTCCCGGACCTCATGACCACCCCGCGCTGGATCCCCGAGCTGGAGGCTGACGCCCTCCCCCTCCAGCGGGTCTTCCTCGCCGAGAAGTGGATCGTCACCCGGCTGCACTACGCGCACGTGGACCCGCGCGAGGCGGGCAGCGGCAACATCGTCAACTGCGGCGCGGCGATGTACATGGCGCCGGTCGGGCTCGTCAACGCGGGTCATCCGGCCGGGGCGTACGCGGAGGCCCTGGACATCACGGGCGCGCACCAGTCCTCGTACGGGCGGGAGGCGGCGGGCGTGTTCGCGGCGGCGGTCGCCGCGGCCTGCGCCCCGGGCGCCACCGCCTCCTCGGTGGTCGAAACGGCCCTGGACCTGGCCAAGGACGGCACCCGTGCGGCCATCGCGGCGGTGTGCGAAGTGGCCGTGCGCCACCGGGACTTCGAGTCGGCGCTGGCCCCGCTGCGGGCGGCCGTGGCCCCGTACGATTCGGTCGGCCCGGACTACCGCACCCCCTCGCTGGGGGCGCGGCGCCCCTCGCGACTCCACTCGATCGAGGAGCTGCCGATCGCCCTCGGCATGCTGCTCGTCGCCGACGGGGCCTACGAGCCTTCGGTGCTCGGCGCGGTCAACTACGGCCGGGACTGCGACTCCATCGCCACCATGGCGGGAGCGATCGCCGGGGCCCTCGCCGGCGCCTCGGCGGTCCCGGAGGCCTGGGCCAAGCAGGTCGCGGAGGCCAGCCGCCTCGACCTGCACGCCCCGGCGGCCGCGCTGGCGGCGGTGACCCGGGAGGTCTTCGCCCGGGACGGTTCCCGCCGCCGGTCCCACGAAGCCGCCTTCGCCGCCCTGACGGCCCCCCGATGACGGCCGCCGCCCCGCCGCCGACCGTTTCCCCGAGCCCGGCCCCGGGAGCAGAGGTCCGGAGCCCGGCCGCGGCGGCCGGGGAAGGTTCCCCCACCCCGCCCCTTCCCGAAACCGGGGGCAGGCCCCTGGACCCCGGCCCCCCGGGGCCGCCCGCCCCGGACGGCGGAACGGGCCCGGCGGCCGGGTCCGGGTCCGGTGACCCCGTCCGGCTCACCTGGGTCCAGCCGGAGGACCTGGTCGGCCACGAGTTCCGGCAGGCCGCCGAGGACGGGCGCGGCGAGGCCGCGGAGCCCCTGCTGCGCGTCTGGCTCGCGGCGGGCGGCCATCCGGCTCCGCCCAGGGCGGGGGCTTCCCCCGCCCCGGCCCGGCCGGAGCTCCGGGCCCTGGCGTCCGACCTCCTGACGGCCCTGGCGGCCCTGCCCCGCCCCGGGGCGGCCGCCGAACCGGACCTCTGGCCCGCCATCACGACCACCTGGCCGGCAGAGGGGCCTGCAGCCGCCGGGCCCCGCCGGAGCTGGAGCTCCGCCGAAGGCGCGCGCCCCGCCGCCGGCCCCCCGCTGCGCCGCAGGCTGGAGGCCGCCTGGCTCGGCCGCGCCGTCGGGTGCGTGCTCGGCAAGCCCGTGGAGAAGCTGCCGCTGCACGGGATCCGGGCCCTGGCCCGGGCCGCCGGGAACTGGCCCCTCGACGACTGGTTCACCGAACGCGGCGTACCACCGGAGGTACTCGCCGCCCACCCGTGGAACCGCCGCTCCGCCCCCACCTCCCTCGCCGAGAACATCGACGGGACCCCCGAGGACGACGACCTCAACTTCCCCCTCCTCGGCCTGCTCCTCCTCCAGCGCCACGGCCACGGGTTCACCACCGCCGACCTGGGCCGGCTCTGGCTCGACGAGCTCCCGGCCGGCCGGACCTTCACCGCCGAGCGCGTCGCGTACCGCAACCTCCTCCAGGGGCTGGAGCCCCCCGCCACCGCCACCCACCACAACCCCTT contains these protein-coding regions:
- a CDS encoding ADP-ribosylglycohydrolase family protein, with protein sequence MTTSSDNPDLRLRTAPATTAPPTAPPGAVGSTARAQPRTDPVVAPVLLADGPRPRTAPPTEAPAGARRIEGLLLGLAAGDAAGWPAARHRASRMPEWTRRLTRELDTFAEQNATTTLPVPIALNQPPEPLRLGPSDDAEWAAFAAESVLTASGVLLSDLSRSRRMRAAIDLAWNALASEVAAAAERAPEVESAVLPLRARISVRAGLGNLATGLRPPATGHDNPHYFDDAACIRACVLAVVHPGDPHAAADLAEFDARYTQDGDGVHGARAMAAAIATALAGADTDAAVDAALEQLPEATEIGRNARHAVKLARAEPSGSGAFAIVPLLEHQIVDHVYSYGIAAAETVPVALALATAARGRVCEAVPAAACLSRVADSAPALAGALTGVLGGGDSIPAAWREACRTLSGCALPRLAGTDLVELAALLARTELTSPRP
- a CDS encoding ADP-ribosylglycohydrolase family protein, translated to MTMDPTPTLEDRITGALVGAAVGDALGGPVEGWTPEQIVERHGGRVHGIVGPWHQDWRTARPIAPYHKGDGHVTDDTLMTHALVRVYEAVRDHLDAYSVAEHLVPDLMTTPRWIPELEADALPLQRVFLAEKWIVTRLHYAHVDPREAGSGNIVNCGAAMYMAPVGLVNAGHPAGAYAEALDITGAHQSSYGREAAGVFAAAVAAACAPGATASSVVETALDLAKDGTRAAIAAVCEVAVRHRDFESALAPLRAAVAPYDSVGPDYRTPSLGARRPSRLHSIEELPIALGMLLVADGAYEPSVLGAVNYGRDCDSIATMAGAIAGALAGASAVPEAWAKQVAEASRLDLHAPAAALAAVTREVFARDGSRRRSHEAAFAALTAPR
- a CDS encoding ADP-ribosylglycohydrolase family protein; protein product: MTAAAPPPTVSPSPAPGAEVRSPAAAAGEGSPTPPLPETGGRPLDPGPPGPPAPDGGTGPAAGSGSGDPVRLTWVQPEDLVGHEFRQAAEDGRGEAAEPLLRVWLAAGGHPAPPRAGASPAPARPELRALASDLLTALAALPRPGAAAEPDLWPAITTTWPAEGPAAAGPRRSWSSAEGARPAAGPPLRRRLEAAWLGRAVGCVLGKPVEKLPLHGIRALARAAGNWPLDDWFTERGVPPEVLAAHPWNRRSAPTSLAENIDGTPEDDDLNFPLLGLLLLQRHGHGFTTADLGRLWLDELPAGRTFTAERVAYRNLLQGLEPPATATHHNPFREWIGALIRADVHGWTNPGDPAAAAAQAYRDAALTHTGNGVYAALFVAAATATAATGRADVHTALRAGLAVVPPRSRLAEAVRFGIATAAAAGADGFDRVVDRLHARYGHYHWVHAVPNTALIAAALTHADGDFTHSVCRAVSGGWDTDSNGATAGALAGLIMGSPERIPHRWTAPLKNRLATTVPGFDGIGFDTLAGLTARLARPTAQEAARS